One window of Kosakonia cowanii JCM 10956 = DSM 18146 genomic DNA carries:
- a CDS encoding SDR family oxidoreductase has product MTTLLITGATGFLGGAVLEKILQRNEKVNLLLLVRAADRETGLARIVTNMRKFNLSEAQLAALTAGQILCGDLGEPESFLDDPRLEQVTHVVNCAAVASFGSNPLIWKVNVEGTLAFARRMAQVTGLQRFLHVGTAMSCTPEPDSLVAESAEFRENAEHLVAYTHSKSTIEQLMRQHCPQLPLVIARPSIVVGHTCHGCQPSTSIFWVFSMGLMLQKFMCSLEDRVDVIPVDYCADALLMLLEKEMAHGEVVHISAGEENSVRFADIDSAMAQALEKAPIADNYAQVSYETLVKMRRELKDIFGPCNERLMLKAMRLYGAFATLNVRFSNDKLLSLGMPKPPRFTDYIARCVQTTRGLTIPQQMEVDFK; this is encoded by the coding sequence ATGACCACACTATTAATAACGGGCGCAACGGGTTTTCTGGGCGGAGCAGTATTAGAAAAAATCCTGCAGCGTAATGAAAAGGTCAATTTATTACTGCTGGTGCGCGCCGCCGATCGCGAAACCGGGCTGGCGCGCATTGTCACGAATATGCGCAAATTTAATCTCAGCGAGGCGCAGCTTGCCGCCCTCACCGCCGGGCAGATCCTTTGCGGTGATTTGGGCGAGCCGGAGAGCTTTCTCGACGATCCGCGCCTTGAGCAGGTCACCCATGTAGTCAACTGCGCGGCAGTGGCCTCATTTGGCAGCAATCCGCTGATCTGGAAAGTGAACGTGGAAGGTACCCTCGCCTTCGCGCGCCGGATGGCGCAGGTAACAGGCTTGCAGCGCTTCCTGCATGTTGGCACGGCGATGTCCTGTACTCCGGAGCCGGATTCGCTGGTGGCGGAGAGCGCAGAGTTTCGTGAAAACGCGGAGCACCTTGTGGCGTATACCCACTCCAAATCGACCATTGAACAGCTGATGCGCCAGCACTGCCCGCAACTGCCGCTGGTTATCGCCCGTCCCTCCATTGTGGTTGGGCACACGTGCCACGGCTGCCAGCCGTCGACCAGTATTTTCTGGGTCTTCAGTATGGGGCTGATGCTGCAAAAATTTATGTGCTCGCTGGAGGATCGCGTGGATGTGATCCCGGTCGATTACTGTGCTGATGCCCTGCTGATGCTGCTGGAAAAAGAGATGGCGCACGGGGAAGTGGTGCATATCTCTGCCGGGGAGGAGAACAGCGTGCGCTTTGCGGATATCGACAGCGCGATGGCGCAGGCGCTGGAGAAAGCCCCGATTGCCGATAACTACGCGCAGGTGAGCTATGAGACGCTGGTGAAGATGCGCCGCGAGCTGAAGGATATCTTCGGGCCGTGCAATGAGCGGCTGATGCTGAAAGCGATGCGGTTATATGGTGCCTTCGCCACACTCAACGTGCGTTTCAGTAATGATAAGCTGCTGAGCCTCGGCATGCCGAAGCCGCCGCGCTTTACCGACTATATCGCCCGCTGTGTGCAGACGACGCGCGGTTTGACGATTCCGCAGCAGATGGAAGTCGATTTTAAGTAA